TAATTGATTGTAAAGCCCAATAGGCAATACAAATACATACAACATGTAACACTAAATGGATAACTGCATATTGTCCGATATAATCCATTTTATCACCTCATAAGATTACTGTATTACATTGTACATGAAAAATTTAAATAATGATACAAAGTTTAATACCCGTTTTTAGTAAAGTTTAAGCTAACTTACTATATAATTCTTTTTACATAAATATCATAACTATAAAATATCTTGGTATGAAAAAATGTAGATAATTTCAAAAAATGAAATGTCGACTGTAGATAGTGGTGAAGGAAATTTTGATTTTAGCAATCTATTAGTGATTGTAAAAAAGTAAAACTATTCTTGGGAGTCGGACATAAATCAATGTCTAGACTCTATAGTGTTGTATTTGGCAGTAGTTGACGGGGCCCCAACATAAAGAAATACTTTTTCTTTAGAAATTAGTATTTCTTATACATGAGTTTTACTCATGTATTCCTATTTTTAAATACACATTAGCTGTGTTTAATGATAAAGAACCACTACATCATAAATCTTTAATGGTTCTTTATCAATTCCTTCCCCCCTCTCATGTTTTGTATCTTTAAATCAATATAATTCAAAAAAGGGTCGAAGATATGAAATCACATCTTCGACCCTTTATTTACTATTTTAATTCAGCCACACGCAAACGGTTATTTGCTCTCTCTAAAGCTCTTTCGGCTCTATGAATATCAGTATTGTCGTCATCATTTTCCAAGTGAGACTCTGCTCTTGCTTTGGCTAATTTAGCTCTTTCAACATCAATTTCTCTTGCAGTTTCTGCAGTCTGAACAATGATTGAAACTTTATCTTTTCTAACTTCAACAAAGCCATCGCTTACAGCAATATATTCAGTTCCATCGTGAAATTTCACTTTTACAAAGCCTGTTTTTAAAGCAGCTACAGTTGGAATATGTCCACTCATGACACCTATCTCACCAGCTGTTGTTTGCATAACAACGAGTTCAACATTATCACGATTGTAAACAGAACCATTAGGAGTGACAATATCTAGGTTTAATGTATTCATTATCCATTCCTCCTAATTGTTATACTTCAACACCCATATCTTTAGCTTTTGCAATAACATCATCCATGCTACCAACTAAACGGAATGCATCTTCTGGAATATGGTCATATTTACCATCTAAGATATCTTTAAAGTTTGCAACTGTTGTCTTAACAGGTACATAAGAACCTTTTTGACCAGTAAATTGTTCCGCTACGTGGAAGTTTTGAGATAAGAAGAATTGAATTCTACGTGCGCGTTCAACTGTTTGTTTATCTTCATCAGATAATTCGTCCATACCTAAGATAGCAATGATATCTTGTAATTCACGGTATTTTTGAAGTGTTGATTGTACATCACGAGCTACTTCATAATGTTCTTGACCTACAATTGATGGTTCCAATGCTCTTGATGTAGACGCTAATGGATCCACGGCTGGATAAATACCCATTTCAGTTAATTTACGTTCTAAGTTTGTAGTTGCATCTAAATGGGCAAACGCTGTCGCAGGCGCTGGGTCAGTATAGTCATCGGCAGGTACGAATACCGCTTGAATAGAAGTAACTGATCCTTTTGTTGTAGACGTAATACGTTCTTGTAATTGTCCCATTTCAGTAGCAAGTGTTGGTTGGTAACCTACTGCAGAAGGCATACGACCTAATAATGCAGATACCTCAGAACCAGCTTGTGTAAATCTGAAAATGTTATCGATGAATAATAATACGTCTTGACCTTGTTCGTCACGGAAATATTCAGCCATTGTTAAACCAGATAATGCAACACGCATACGTGCACCAGGTGGCTCATTCATTTGCCCGAATACCATGGCTGTTTTCTTAATTACACCACTGTCACTCATTTCGAAGTATAAATCGTTACCTTCACGAGTACGTTCACCTACACCGGCGAATACAGAAATACCACCGTGCTCTTGAGCGATGTTGTTAATTAATTCTTGGATTAATACTGTTTTACCTACACCGGCACCACCGAACAATCCGATTTTACCACCTTTAATATAAGGTGCTAGTAAATCTACTACTTTAATACCTGTTTCTAAAATTTGAACTTCTGTTGAAAGTTCATCGAATGCTGGTGCTTGACGATGGATAGGATCGCGGCGAACAGAATCACTAATTTCTTCTTTAAGGTCAATTGTTTCACCTAGTACATTAAATACACGACCTAATGTTTCGTCACCAACAGGTACACTAATTTCTTTGCCTGTATCTTTTACATCCATGCCTCTTTGGACACCATCAGTTGAATCCATCGCAATTGTACGAACAACGTCGTCACCTAATTGCAGCGCAACTTCTAATGTTAGTTGTATTGTACCTTCTTCTTTAGGCACATCAATAACCAAGGCGTTATTAATTTTAGGAACTTCGTTATGTTCAAATCGAACATCAATTACAGGACCCATAACTTGAGTTACACGGCCAATTCCCATGCTATTTTCCTCCTTTAAATATTATTCAAGCGCTGCGGAACCACCAACAATTTCAGTAATTTGTTGCGTAATTTCTGCTTGTCTCGCTCTGTTATATTCTAATGATAAGTCATCAATAAGTTCAGTTGCATTATCAGTGGCATTTTTCATCGCAGTCATACGTGTTGCATGCTCACTTGCTTTTGCGTCTAATATTGTTCCGTAAATCAAACTCTCAACATATTGAGGCAAGATTACACTTAAGATAGATTCTTTATCTGGCTCAAATTCATAAGAAGACAAATGACCATGCCCCTTACTAGAATCCTCTTGAGATAATGGTAATACTTGTCTAGATGTAGGCTTGTTTTCAAGAACGCTGACATAATGACTATAGTATATATTTAATTCATCAATTTCTTCTTCACTGTATAAGTCTATAGCATGGTTAGCTAGTGCTTGAACAGATTTGAAAGAAGGTTGATCAGGTACGTCTACTTGAGAATACTCAATGTCATAACCTCTATTTTTTAGGAAATCAACACCTTGTTGCCCTAAAACTACAATACTGTATTCGCTACTATCTTGATGTTTCGCTTCAATATCAGTAATCAATTTTTTAAGCACGTTTGCACTATATGCACCTGCTAAACCTTTATCACTCGTGATAACTAAATATCCACTTCTAGTAATTTTACGAGGTCTTAGCATTGGATGGTTTGTATTGCTACTTGCCCCTGCAACTGCAGTAATTGCATCTTGCATTTTATCCATATATGGTGTGAATTGTTTTGTATTTTTTTCAGCTCTACGAAGTTTTGAACTTGATACCATGTTCATCGCTTTCGTAATCTGCTTCATTTTTTTGGTTGATTTTATTCGAGTATCTATTTCTTTAAGAGAAGCCACTATCTCACCACCTTATACTAAACTTGTTTATTATTCAGATTTGCTAAAGCTTTTTTTGAATTCGTTAATTGCTGTGTCAAACTTCTCAGCATCTGGTAAGCCACCAGTTTCTCTGATTTCATTTAACAGTTCAGTAGCATTTGATTCTGCCCAGTGGTTTAACTCGTCTTCAAAACGTGTGATATCTACAACTGGAATATCATCTAAATATCCTTTTGTTAATGCATAAATAATCAACACTTGGTGTTCGACTGGTAATGGTTTGTTTTGATCTTGTTTTAAGACTTCAACAGTACGTTTACCACGTTCTAATTTACTTGCAGTAAATTCATCAAGGTCTGAACCGAATTGTGCAAATGATTCAAGTTCTCTGTATGACGCTAAGTCAAGACGTAACGTACCAGCAACTTTCTTCATTGCTTTAATTTGTGCAGATCCACCAACACGAGATACAGATTGTCCGGCATTAATCGCTGGTCTTACACCTGAGAAGAATAAATCAGATTGTAAGAAGATTTGTCCATCTGTAATTGAAATAACGTTTGTTGGTACATAAGCTGAAATATCACCAGCTTGTGTTTCGATAATTGGTAATGCAGTAATTGAACCGCCACCTAAGTCATCGTTTAATTTTGCTGCTCTTTCTAATAATCTACTATGTAAGTAGAATACGTCACCTGGGTATGCTTCACGACCTGGAGGTCTACGTAATAATAATGATAACTCACGATAAGCTGCTGCTTGTTTAGTTAAATCATCATAAACGATTAAAACATGTTTACCGTTAAACATGAATTCTTCACCCATTGTTACACCTGAATATGGTGCAATATATAATAATGGAGAAGGTTCAGAAGCTGATGCTGCTACAACAATAGTGTAGTCTAAAGCGCCTGCTTGTCTTAACTTTTCAACATTTGCTCTTACTGTTGAATCTTTTTGACCAATAGCAACATAGATACAAATCGTACCTTGATCTTTTTGGTTCAAAATTGTGTCAATTGCAATTGTTGTTTTACCTGTTTGACGGTCACCGATGATTAACTCACGTTGACCTCTACCAATTGGTACTAAAGCATCAATTGCTTTGATACCTGTTTGTAATGGCTCATCTACTGATTTACGATCCATTACACCAGTAGCTTTTTTCTCTACTGGACGTGTTTTAGTTGTGTTAATCGGTCCTTGTCCATCAATAGGTTGTCCTAATGGATTAACAACTCTTCCGATTAGTTCTTCACCTACTGGTACTTCCATGATACGACCAGTACGTTTAACTTCGTCACCTTCAGTAATACCTGTGTATGGTCCTAAAATAACCACACCCACGTTTGACTCTTCAAGGTTTTGGGCTAAACCAAGTACGCCGTTATGGAATTCTACTAGCTCACCAGCCATAACGTCATTTAATCCGTGAATTAATGCAATACCATCACCAATTTGTAATACAGTACCTACATCAGTTACGGACATTTCTGACTCATAATTTTCAATTTGTGAGCGAAGTAATGCACTGATTTCTTCAGCTTTTATGGCCATCTATGTCACTCCTCTTTATAATTAATTAACTCTTCTAAATTTTCTTTGTAATTGGACAAGATCATTTCTAACACTACCATCTAATACAGTTGTGCCGACTTTAACTCTAAATCCACCAATTAAATCTGGATTAATTTTTGTATCTACAATAACTTTAGATAACTTCGTTTGTTGAGTTACTAGTTTGACAATCTTATCTAACTCTTCTTGACTCAATTCATATGTTGACTCAATTGTTGCAAAATCTTGATTGTAGTGTCCGTTATATAAGCTTTGGAACGCCTTGAATACGTCAGCTATTAATGAGATATGTCTATTATCTGCTAACACGTACATCATATTTTTAATGTATGGATTAATGTCAGTAAATACACCATTAATCAACTCACGACGTTGTTCTGCTGTTTGAGTTGGATTACTGTCAACCATTCTCAATTGCTCAATTTTATCTTTTACTGCTTCATTTATAACTGTTAATTCTTCATTAATAGTCTCTAAATTATTTGTATCTAATGACACGTCAAATAATGCTTTAGCATACTTGTTAGCTACTTTTACCATTATTTATCGCCTGCCTCTTTTAGATACTTGTCAACCAATGCTTTTTGGTCTTGTTCAGAAATTTCTTTTCTAAGAACTTTAGAAGCAATTAACACTGATAGTTCAGATACTTGATTATTAATATCTGCAATGGCACGTTCTTTTTGGCTATTGATTTCACTTTGTGCTGTTTCAATCATACCGTTTGCACGTACGTTTGCTTCATGAATAATTTGTTCTTGCTGTTGACGTGCTTGAACCTTAGCATCTTCTAAAATCTTTTGAACTTCTTCTTGTGTTTCTTTAAGTTTTTGTTTATTTTCTTCTTCAAGTTTCTGTGCATTTAACTTAGCTTGTTCTGCGTCATCGATATCTCTGTTAATATCTCTTTCACGTTTATCCATTACATCTTTCAATGGACCCCATGCGAACTTTTTAAGTAACGCAAGTAACACGATGAAAGTTAGGACCTGTACAATCACAGTACCCCACTCAACGCCTCCAGCTGCACCAAGAACGAATAAGTTAGCTGTTTCAGTCACGGGTTCATGACACTCCTTTCATTAAAATAATCGCTAGTGTTATATAGAAAAAAACGACGAGGTTAGGACCTACTGAATTTATGCGATAGGCATGGTGCGTTCATATCTCAACTATTTAATAAAGTTCAAAGATATTACTATATATGCATCATGAATTATGTCCTATGCGCTTTGTCCCGACCTCTTTTATCTGTTAATTATCCAGCAAATGTCATGAATGCAATTACTACACCGATGATAGGTAATGCCTCAACTAAACCTACACCAATGAACATGATACCCATTAATTGACCACGTGCTTCTGGTTGACGTGCTACACCTTCAACTGTTCTTGAAACGATTAAACCGTTACCGATACCTGCTCCTAATGCTGATAAACCAATTGCGATTGCTGCTGCGATTAAATTCATAATTTAATTTCCTCCTGTGATTGTATATAATTATTGAAATTTTTAGTGTTCATCTGC
The genomic region above belongs to Staphylococcus aureus and contains:
- a CDS encoding F0F1 ATP synthase subunit epsilon translates to MNTLNLDIVTPNGSVYNRDNVELVVMQTTAGEIGVMSGHIPTVAALKTGFVKVKFHDGTEYIAVSDGFVEVRKDKVSIIVQTAETAREIDVERAKLAKARAESHLENDDDNTDIHRAERALERANNRLRVAELK
- the atpD gene encoding F0F1 ATP synthase subunit beta; the encoded protein is MGIGRVTQVMGPVIDVRFEHNEVPKINNALVIDVPKEEGTIQLTLEVALQLGDDVVRTIAMDSTDGVQRGMDVKDTGKEISVPVGDETLGRVFNVLGETIDLKEEISDSVRRDPIHRQAPAFDELSTEVQILETGIKVVDLLAPYIKGGKIGLFGGAGVGKTVLIQELINNIAQEHGGISVFAGVGERTREGNDLYFEMSDSGVIKKTAMVFGQMNEPPGARMRVALSGLTMAEYFRDEQGQDVLLFIDNIFRFTQAGSEVSALLGRMPSAVGYQPTLATEMGQLQERITSTTKGSVTSIQAVFVPADDYTDPAPATAFAHLDATTNLERKLTEMGIYPAVDPLASTSRALEPSIVGQEHYEVARDVQSTLQKYRELQDIIAILGMDELSDEDKQTVERARRIQFFLSQNFHVAEQFTGQKGSYVPVKTTVANFKDILDGKYDHIPEDAFRLVGSMDDVIAKAKDMGVEV
- the atpG gene encoding ATP synthase F1 subunit gamma — its product is MASLKEIDTRIKSTKKMKQITKAMNMVSSSKLRRAEKNTKQFTPYMDKMQDAITAVAGASSNTNHPMLRPRKITRSGYLVITSDKGLAGAYSANVLKKLITDIEAKHQDSSEYSIVVLGQQGVDFLKNRGYDIEYSQVDVPDQPSFKSVQALANHAIDLYSEEEIDELNIYYSHYVSVLENKPTSRQVLPLSQEDSSKGHGHLSSYEFEPDKESILSVILPQYVESLIYGTILDAKASEHATRMTAMKNATDNATELIDDLSLEYNRARQAEITQQITEIVGGSAALE
- the atpA gene encoding F0F1 ATP synthase subunit alpha is translated as MAIKAEEISALLRSQIENYESEMSVTDVGTVLQIGDGIALIHGLNDVMAGELVEFHNGVLGLAQNLEESNVGVVILGPYTGITEGDEVKRTGRIMEVPVGEELIGRVVNPLGQPIDGQGPINTTKTRPVEKKATGVMDRKSVDEPLQTGIKAIDALVPIGRGQRELIIGDRQTGKTTIAIDTILNQKDQGTICIYVAIGQKDSTVRANVEKLRQAGALDYTIVVAASASEPSPLLYIAPYSGVTMGEEFMFNGKHVLIVYDDLTKQAAAYRELSLLLRRPPGREAYPGDVFYLHSRLLERAAKLNDDLGGGSITALPIIETQAGDISAYVPTNVISITDGQIFLQSDLFFSGVRPAINAGQSVSRVGGSAQIKAMKKVAGTLRLDLASYRELESFAQFGSDLDEFTASKLERGKRTVEVLKQDQNKPLPVEHQVLIIYALTKGYLDDIPVVDITRFEDELNHWAESNATELLNEIRETGGLPDAEKFDTAINEFKKSFSKSE
- a CDS encoding F0F1 ATP synthase subunit delta, producing MVKVANKYAKALFDVSLDTNNLETINEELTVINEAVKDKIEQLRMVDSNPTQTAEQRRELINGVFTDINPYIKNMMYVLADNRHISLIADVFKAFQSLYNGHYNQDFATIESTYELSQEELDKIVKLVTQQTKLSKVIVDTKINPDLIGGFRVKVGTTVLDGSVRNDLVQLQRKFRRVN
- a CDS encoding F0F1 ATP synthase subunit B, coding for MTETANLFVLGAAGGVEWGTVIVQVLTFIVLLALLKKFAWGPLKDVMDKRERDINRDIDDAEQAKLNAQKLEEENKQKLKETQEEVQKILEDAKVQARQQQEQIIHEANVRANGMIETAQSEINSQKERAIADINNQVSELSVLIASKVLRKEISEQDQKALVDKYLKEAGDK
- the atpE gene encoding F0F1 ATP synthase subunit C, translated to MNLIAAAIAIGLSALGAGIGNGLIVSRTVEGVARQPEARGQLMGIMFIGVGLVEALPIIGVVIAFMTFAG